One window of Akkermansia biwaensis genomic DNA carries:
- a CDS encoding OmpA family protein has product MKNASTITAFIISFLVVGSLALVFLFMNRQEEEPGHTSPAATTEEPARQTVTPQPTVDPLTRDDIEKQTSTPETLVNLSSPQTLAQAIAKVIQDRDLNTLKALEVQQAVTEAQSRTIRELMEARHVRLSSPGITSIGANNQGTNPTARYTLNFSSGARGYLDMKRNDKQQWTLDTLTLPSKQDLAKDKAAPMVMNDPMGIVSSFMDAVAKADFRGARKFVDGSKVQDATVAGLCILFEEGTFRLRDDAPIKTAYEADTNAGFFVHLQDAQGRKAGNVGLTVAKTDGQWLIAEASLDSMLEAYTKRQGAGDDFFIPIVKNPQGGDSLALFFGFNEDALSKRSARQLQIVAEAIKMDGGKKLEISGHTDDVGSERYNQGLSERRAAAVKAQLIEFGVPAERIVTRGFGKSQPRRTYSTNANDEERDEARKENRRAEMYLDF; this is encoded by the coding sequence ATGAAAAACGCATCCACCATCACCGCTTTCATCATCAGCTTCCTGGTCGTGGGCAGCCTGGCCCTGGTCTTCCTGTTCATGAATCGCCAGGAGGAAGAACCCGGACATACTTCCCCAGCGGCAACTACGGAAGAGCCGGCGCGCCAGACCGTGACGCCCCAGCCTACCGTGGACCCGCTCACCAGGGACGACATTGAAAAGCAGACTTCCACCCCGGAAACGCTGGTCAACCTCAGCTCTCCTCAGACGCTGGCGCAGGCCATTGCCAAAGTAATCCAGGACAGGGACCTGAACACGCTAAAGGCTCTGGAAGTGCAGCAGGCCGTTACGGAGGCCCAGAGCCGGACCATCCGGGAACTCATGGAGGCGCGCCACGTGCGCCTGTCCTCCCCCGGCATCACCAGCATCGGTGCCAACAACCAGGGCACCAATCCCACCGCCAGATATACGCTCAACTTCAGCAGTGGCGCGCGCGGCTACCTGGACATGAAGCGCAACGACAAACAGCAGTGGACGCTGGACACCCTCACCCTCCCCAGCAAGCAGGACCTGGCCAAGGACAAGGCGGCCCCCATGGTCATGAACGACCCGATGGGCATCGTCAGCTCCTTCATGGATGCCGTGGCCAAGGCGGATTTCCGCGGGGCCCGGAAATTCGTGGACGGCTCCAAAGTGCAGGACGCCACCGTGGCGGGCCTGTGCATCCTGTTTGAAGAAGGCACCTTCCGCCTGCGGGACGATGCCCCCATCAAAACCGCGTATGAGGCGGACACCAACGCGGGGTTCTTCGTGCATCTGCAGGACGCCCAGGGCCGGAAAGCCGGCAACGTGGGCTTGACCGTAGCGAAAACGGACGGCCAATGGCTTATTGCGGAAGCCTCCTTGGACAGCATGCTGGAAGCCTACACCAAGCGGCAGGGCGCCGGGGACGATTTCTTCATCCCCATCGTGAAAAACCCGCAGGGCGGAGATTCCCTGGCCCTGTTCTTCGGGTTCAATGAAGACGCGCTCTCCAAGCGTTCCGCACGCCAGCTCCAGATTGTGGCGGAAGCCATCAAGATGGACGGCGGCAAAAAGCTGGAAATCAGCGGCCATACGGATGACGTGGGCAGCGAACGCTACAACCAGGGGCTTTCCGAACGCCGGGCCGCCGCCGTGAAGGCGCAGCTCATTGAATTCGGGGTGCCGGCGGAGCGGATCGTCACCAGGGGATTCGGCAAATCCCAGCCGCGCCGCACTTATTCCACCAACGCGAACGACGAGGAACGCGACGAGGCCCGCAAGGAAAACCGCCGCGCAGAAATGTATCTGGACTTTTAA
- a CDS encoding ATP-dependent helicase → MARRYVIKQDSAPSAPISGIDYHATLNEEQYAAVSSEPGAALVIAGAGSGKTRTLTYRVAWLLDHGTDPWNILLLTFTNKAAREMTERVRALIPIDLSRLWSGTFHSIANRILRQHADYLGYTPAFTIMDSDDRKSMIKSIVKALKLDEKSSRFPKPEVLSSLFSLADNEGAGIQETLENAYPYLSNHLDAILDVHEQYVLRKQETNSMDFDDLLLNVVRLFQEQEHLRALYGARFHHILVDEYQDTNYLQSRFIDMLAREHGQLMVVGDDAQSIYSWRGADMENILSFTTRYPSAKTFKIETNYRSVPEILELSNAAIAANEMQIEKRLRSVRPTGEMPPALVPLNDDRMQAKFISQRIRDLIEEGTDPNEIAVLYRAHFHSMELQMELTRSEIPFRITSGIRFFEQAHIKDVVAFMRFVVNPRDELSFRRMVMLLPGIGPGMAQKLWARWAACPENRAETPPESFSALMMEFPVPAKSKPGWMQLCYTLDELAPGGKTANPASMLVSINEAVYDEYMQSAFENYDQRRQDLLHLAGFSERFDSAEDFLSQLSLLGNTDDESAAADLSGGAVTLSTIHQAKGLEWSVVFLIGLCDGMFPHQRVIDDGDLAGLEEERRLFYVGITRAKDQLYLTYPRWNCRAQGGTFMQMPSRFLDEVPAALVEEWEVE, encoded by the coding sequence ATGGCCCGCCGCTACGTCATCAAGCAGGACTCCGCTCCTTCCGCCCCCATTTCCGGGATCGACTACCACGCGACCCTGAATGAAGAGCAGTATGCCGCCGTTTCCTCGGAACCGGGGGCGGCGCTCGTCATTGCAGGCGCGGGCTCCGGAAAGACGCGTACGCTGACGTACCGCGTGGCGTGGCTTCTGGACCACGGCACGGACCCGTGGAACATCCTGCTGCTCACCTTCACCAACAAGGCCGCCAGGGAAATGACGGAACGCGTGCGCGCCCTGATTCCCATCGACCTCTCCCGCCTGTGGAGCGGCACTTTCCATTCCATCGCCAACCGCATTCTGCGCCAGCATGCGGACTACCTGGGCTACACGCCGGCCTTCACGATCATGGACTCGGACGACCGCAAATCCATGATCAAAAGCATCGTGAAGGCCCTCAAGCTGGACGAAAAATCCTCCCGCTTCCCGAAGCCGGAAGTGCTCTCATCCCTTTTCAGCCTGGCGGACAATGAAGGCGCCGGCATTCAGGAAACGCTGGAAAACGCCTATCCCTACCTCTCCAACCATCTGGACGCCATTCTGGACGTGCATGAACAGTACGTCCTCCGCAAGCAGGAAACCAACAGCATGGACTTTGACGACCTGCTGCTCAACGTCGTGCGCCTCTTCCAGGAACAGGAGCACCTGCGCGCCCTGTACGGCGCGCGCTTCCACCACATCCTGGTGGACGAATACCAGGATACCAACTACCTCCAGAGCCGCTTCATCGACATGCTGGCCCGGGAGCACGGCCAGCTCATGGTCGTGGGAGACGATGCCCAGAGCATCTATTCCTGGCGCGGCGCGGACATGGAGAACATCCTCAGCTTCACGACGCGCTACCCGTCGGCGAAAACCTTCAAGATAGAAACCAACTACCGCAGCGTGCCGGAAATCCTGGAACTTTCCAATGCGGCCATTGCCGCCAACGAGATGCAGATTGAAAAACGCCTGCGTTCCGTGCGTCCCACCGGGGAAATGCCGCCCGCCCTCGTGCCGCTCAATGATGACCGGATGCAGGCCAAATTCATTTCCCAGCGCATCCGGGACCTTATTGAAGAAGGTACGGACCCCAATGAAATAGCCGTGCTCTACCGGGCGCACTTCCACAGCATGGAATTGCAGATGGAACTGACGCGCAGTGAAATACCCTTCCGCATCACCAGCGGTATCAGGTTCTTCGAGCAGGCGCACATCAAGGACGTGGTGGCCTTCATGCGCTTCGTCGTCAATCCGCGGGACGAGCTGTCCTTCCGCCGCATGGTCATGCTCCTGCCCGGCATCGGCCCCGGCATGGCGCAAAAACTCTGGGCGCGCTGGGCCGCATGCCCGGAAAACAGGGCGGAAACGCCTCCGGAATCCTTCTCCGCCCTGATGATGGAATTCCCGGTTCCCGCCAAGTCCAAGCCGGGATGGATGCAGCTCTGCTATACGCTGGACGAGCTGGCTCCCGGCGGGAAAACAGCCAATCCGGCCTCCATGCTCGTCTCCATCAATGAAGCGGTTTACGACGAGTACATGCAGTCCGCCTTTGAAAACTACGACCAGCGCAGGCAGGACCTTCTGCACCTGGCCGGGTTTTCCGAAAGGTTCGACTCCGCGGAAGATTTCCTGTCCCAGCTTTCCCTGCTGGGCAATACGGATGACGAAAGCGCGGCGGCCGACCTTTCCGGCGGGGCGGTCACCCTATCCACCATCCACCAGGCCAAGGGGCTGGAATGGTCCGTCGTCTTCCTGATCGGCCTGTGTGACGGCATGTTCCCACACCAGCGCGTCATTGACGACGGCGACCTGGCCGGGCTGGAGGAAGAACGCCGCCTGTTCTACGTGGGCATCACCCGCGCCAAGGACCAGCTTTACCTGACCTATCCGCGCTGGAACTGCCGCGCCCAGGGAGGCACCTTCATGCAGATGCCTTCCCGCTTTCTGGACGAAGTCCCCGCCGCGCTGGTGGAGGAATGGGAGGTGGAATAA